The Mycoplasma sp. 1654_15 genome contains a region encoding:
- the rplD gene encoding 50S ribosomal protein L4, whose amino-acid sequence MNKKENTTQTNSAPKKEIIKPKSSTTHTHTHKHVHTHTHTHAKKVEPAKEVKKEVKEVKKVVEPKPVAKTTPKPVVASKKEDKKVEIKQSKNVAKVNISNKTSLPKELFGKTEAHSQAIFDTILYERGSRRNPTHKVKSRAEVSGTGKKPWKQKGTGKARAGSLRSPIFVGGGRAFGPTNNKNYKVKLNKKVRRLAFVSALSQLAANNQVLVSDFAQKEISTKTLVKKLASEKLNELRNILIISSDSNLFLSARNLKNVKVTKWSSILVEDLVKADVFVISESDIKNLEGTVK is encoded by the coding sequence ATGAATAAAAAAGAAAACACAACTCAAACCAACAGTGCCCCTAAAAAAGAAATTATTAAACCAAAATCTTCAACTACTCATACTCACACACATAAGCACGTTCATACACATACTCACACACATGCTAAAAAAGTTGAACCTGCTAAAGAAGTAAAAAAAGAAGTTAAAGAAGTTAAAAAAGTAGTAGAGCCAAAACCAGTTGCAAAAACTACTCCAAAACCTGTTGTTGCTTCAAAAAAAGAAGACAAAAAAGTTGAAATTAAACAATCTAAAAATGTAGCAAAAGTTAATATTTCAAACAAAACTTCATTACCAAAAGAATTATTTGGAAAAACAGAAGCTCATTCTCAAGCTATATTCGATACTATCTTATATGAAAGAGGTTCACGTAGAAATCCAACTCATAAAGTAAAATCAAGAGCTGAAGTTAGTGGAACAGGTAAAAAACCTTGAAAACAAAAAGGAACAGGTAAAGCTAGAGCTGGTTCACTACGTTCTCCAATCTTTGTAGGTGGTGGTCGTGCTTTTGGACCTACAAATAATAAAAACTACAAAGTAAAATTAAACAAAAAAGTTCGTAGATTAGCATTTGTATCAGCTTTAAGCCAACTAGCTGCTAACAATCAAGTATTAGTTTCTGACTTTGCACAAAAAGAAATATCAACTAAAACATTAGTTAAAAAATTAGCTTCAGAAAAATTAAATGAATTAAGAAATATATTAATTATTTCTTCAGATTCAAACCTATTTTTATCAGCTCGTAATTTAAAAAATGTTAAAGTTACAAAATGAAGCTCAATTTTAGTAGAAGATTTAGTAAAAGCAGATGTGTTTGTAATTTCAGAATCAGATATTAAAAACTTAGAAGGAACAGTTAAATAA
- the rplW gene encoding 50S ribosomal protein L23, translating into MNINEIIKAPILTEKTHEQMSENVYTFKVDRRTNKSEVKKAVEHIFAVKVEKVNIFNVPKKPKKLGRFHGFTNAYKKAIVTLAEGSINFYPEDTQEQKEAKLKAEQETKAKESTLKEKAKKIEEKVAQKLGIKAKASEQEAKSEKTTASKPKKATKGE; encoded by the coding sequence ATGAATATAAATGAAATTATTAAAGCTCCAATATTAACTGAAAAAACACATGAGCAAATGTCTGAAAATGTATATACATTTAAAGTAGACAGAAGAACTAATAAATCCGAAGTTAAAAAAGCAGTTGAACATATTTTTGCAGTTAAAGTAGAAAAAGTAAATATCTTTAATGTACCTAAAAAACCTAAAAAATTAGGACGTTTCCACGGGTTTACAAATGCATATAAAAAAGCAATTGTAACTTTAGCAGAAGGTTCAATTAACTTCTATCCAGAAGATACTCAAGAACAAAAAGAAGCAAAATTAAAAGCTGAACAAGAAACAAAAGCTAAAGAATCTACATTAAAAGAAAAAGCTAAAAAAATAGAAGAAAAAGTTGCTCAAAAATTAGGAATAAAAGCAAAAGCTTCAGAACAAGAAGCAAAATCAGAAAAAACAACAGCTTCTAAACCTAAAAAAGCAACTAAAGGAGAGTAA